Proteins from a genomic interval of Nostoc sp. TCL240-02:
- a CDS encoding FdhF/YdeP family oxidoreductase: MLPKPKKYWTPQHWASWKPFGIGEQYPNNYWEVFRAIWLSRDKLPYAWNILDKGVCDGCALGTTGMKDWTIEGIHLCNVRLRLLRMNTMPAFDPVLLEDVSQLQKQKSVQLRDLGRLPFPMMRQRGEKGFRRISWDEALGVISDRIRATTPDRLSFYITSRGTVNETYYATQKAVRAMGSNNIDNAARICHSPSTAGLKAALGAGATTCSYKDWIGTDLLVFIGSNVANNQPVTVKYLHYAKKAGTKIVVINTYREPGMERYWVPSIVESAVFGTKFAEDFFLINMGGDIAFLNGTIKHIIANNWVDQSFIDLHTVGFAELKTSLESQSWEELERLSGTSCEQMYAFAKMVKEANKAVFVWSMGITQHECGEDNVRSIINLALTKGFVGREGCGLMPIRGHSGVQGGAEMGCYATVFPGGKSITPENAAQLSQHWGFKVPASKGLIAPEMINVAYQGELDVLFSVGGNFLEVLPEPDYVEAALKKIPLRVHTDIVLSSQMLVEPADTVVLLPATTRYEIPGGVTETNTERRVIFSPEIPGQRIGEARPEWEVFLELARRVQPDLADKLASADTAAIRQEIAQVVPQYAGIQHLQQAGDQFQYGGSHLCFGWNFPTSDGKAHFGVLLPRQRELPEGYFLVATRRGKQFNSMVQERKDAITGAVREAVLINAADAALLDLKDGDKVILKNELGELFCQVYIAPIQSGNLQVHWPEGNVLLDKSKRSLEGVPDYNAIARLEKI; encoded by the coding sequence ATGTTGCCTAAACCCAAGAAATATTGGACACCCCAGCACTGGGCAAGTTGGAAGCCTTTCGGCATTGGCGAACAGTACCCTAACAACTATTGGGAAGTATTTCGGGCAATCTGGCTGTCTCGTGACAAACTACCTTATGCGTGGAATATTCTTGATAAAGGTGTTTGTGATGGTTGCGCTCTTGGAACAACCGGGATGAAGGATTGGACAATAGAAGGTATCCATCTCTGCAATGTCCGGTTGCGGCTGTTGCGGATGAATACTATGCCAGCTTTTGACCCTGTGCTATTGGAGGATGTCTCACAATTACAAAAGCAAAAAAGTGTCCAATTACGGGACTTGGGAAGACTTCCTTTCCCGATGATGCGTCAACGAGGGGAAAAAGGTTTTCGCCGTATTAGCTGGGATGAAGCTTTAGGGGTAATTAGTGATCGCATCCGTGCCACTACACCAGACCGCCTTAGTTTTTATATTACCAGTCGCGGAACTGTCAACGAAACTTATTATGCCACCCAAAAAGCTGTGCGGGCAATGGGAAGCAATAATATTGATAACGCTGCCCGCATCTGCCATTCTCCCAGTACGGCGGGACTGAAAGCTGCTCTGGGTGCAGGGGCCACCACCTGTTCTTATAAAGACTGGATTGGTACTGATTTATTAGTTTTCATTGGTTCCAACGTTGCCAATAATCAGCCAGTCACTGTTAAATATCTCCATTACGCCAAAAAAGCTGGCACGAAAATTGTAGTTATTAACACTTACCGCGAGCCAGGAATGGAGCGCTACTGGGTGCCTTCAATTGTGGAAAGTGCCGTTTTCGGTACAAAGTTTGCCGAAGACTTCTTCTTAATCAACATGGGCGGGGATATAGCATTTTTGAATGGCACAATTAAACACATAATTGCTAACAACTGGGTAGACCAGTCATTTATAGATTTACACACAGTTGGCTTTGCCGAACTCAAAACATCTTTAGAAAGCCAATCTTGGGAAGAATTAGAGCGGCTTTCTGGTACATCCTGTGAGCAAATGTACGCCTTTGCCAAAATGGTCAAAGAAGCCAACAAAGCGGTGTTTGTTTGGAGTATGGGCATTACCCAGCATGAATGCGGCGAAGATAATGTGCGAAGTATTATCAACTTAGCTCTCACCAAAGGTTTTGTCGGTCGGGAAGGCTGCGGTTTAATGCCAATTCGCGGCCACTCTGGGGTACAGGGTGGGGCAGAAATGGGCTGTTATGCCACAGTGTTTCCCGGTGGTAAATCTATCACTCCAGAAAATGCTGCCCAATTGAGTCAGCATTGGGGCTTTAAAGTGCCAGCGAGTAAAGGTTTAATTGCTCCAGAAATGATTAACGTCGCATATCAGGGGGAATTAGATGTGTTGTTTTCCGTGGGAGGGAATTTTTTGGAAGTGTTGCCAGAACCGGATTATGTGGAAGCGGCGCTGAAGAAAATACCGTTGCGGGTACATACGGATATTGTTCTCTCCAGCCAAATGTTGGTGGAACCTGCTGATACTGTGGTGCTTTTACCTGCGACGACTCGCTACGAAATACCAGGGGGAGTAACAGAAACTAATACTGAACGTCGGGTAATTTTCAGTCCAGAAATTCCAGGGCAGCGCATTGGAGAAGCGCGTCCAGAGTGGGAAGTTTTTCTAGAATTAGCAAGGCGCGTGCAACCAGATTTGGCAGATAAGTTGGCTTCTGCTGACACAGCTGCTATCCGTCAAGAAATTGCTCAAGTTGTCCCCCAATATGCTGGGATTCAACACTTACAACAGGCTGGCGATCAATTTCAGTATGGTGGGTCACATTTGTGCTTTGGTTGGAACTTCCCTACATCAGATGGGAAAGCACACTTTGGCGTATTATTGCCACGCCAAAGGGAATTACCAGAAGGTTACTTCTTAGTAGCAACGCGCCGAGGTAAGCAATTTAATAGTATGGTACAGGAACGTAAGGATGCAATTACTGGGGCGGTGCGAGAGGCAGTGCTAATAAATGCTGCTGATGCGGCACTGTTGGATTTAAAAGATGGGGATAAGGTAATTCTTAAGAATGAGTTAGGTGAGTTGTTCTGTCAAGTTTATATTGCGCCAATTCAGTCAGGAAACTTGCAAGTCCATTGGCCAGAAGGTAATGTGCTACTAGATAAAAGTAAGCGATCACTAGAAGGGGTTCCTGATTATAATGCGATCGCACGGTTGGAAAAAATCTGA
- a CDS encoding IS4 family transposase produces the protein MIINSFPKIVKDILKSLPKNDYPVLNSRLFFECWLSYALDNSLTSMRDLFNRLNNNCFEVDISTFSKANLHRSQKPFQEIYQKLNELVQKKVQKKLHNKYAICPIDSTIITLTSKLLWVLGHHQVKLFSSLNLSTGSPEDNFINFGHDHDYKFGSKMMSSLPINAVGVMDRGFAGLKFIQELVQENKYFVLRIKNNWKLEFDGSNGLVKVGASDDAQAYRVINFCDLETKTEFRLVTNLPESGDAAVHDDEIRDIYRLRWGVELLWKFLKMHLKLDKLITKNVNGITIQIYVSLIAYLILQLLSIPEQWGHTLLDKFRYLQSCMCQKISYVHWFEEMMFC, from the coding sequence GTGATTATAAATTCATTTCCCAAAATTGTCAAAGATATACTGAAAAGCCTGCCAAAAAACGATTATCCAGTATTGAACAGTCGTCTGTTTTTTGAGTGCTGGCTATCCTATGCCCTGGATAACAGCTTAACAAGTATGCGAGATTTGTTTAACAGATTAAATAACAATTGTTTTGAGGTAGATATTTCTACTTTCTCTAAAGCAAATTTACATCGAAGCCAAAAACCTTTTCAAGAGATTTACCAAAAATTAAATGAATTAGTACAGAAGAAAGTTCAAAAAAAGTTACACAATAAATATGCAATTTGTCCAATAGATTCAACAATTATTACTCTCACAAGTAAATTGTTATGGGTACTAGGTCATCATCAAGTCAAGCTGTTTAGTTCCTTAAATCTCTCCACAGGAAGCCCAGAAGATAACTTCATCAATTTTGGACATGACCATGATTATAAATTTGGTTCCAAAATGATGTCTAGTCTCCCAATAAATGCTGTTGGAGTAATGGATAGGGGTTTTGCTGGATTAAAATTTATCCAAGAATTAGTACAAGAAAACAAATATTTTGTTTTGCGGATAAAAAACAATTGGAAACTAGAATTTGATGGCTCAAATGGATTGGTCAAAGTTGGTGCATCTGATGATGCTCAAGCTTATAGAGTAATTAATTTCTGTGATTTAGAGACAAAAACCGAGTTTCGCTTAGTGACTAATTTACCAGAGTCGGGAGATGCAGCTGTTCATGATGATGAAATTAGGGATATTTATCGATTACGTTGGGGAGTTGAATTGTTGTGGAAGTTTTTAAAGATGCACTTAAAACTTGACAAACTCATTACCAAAAACGTCAATGGTATTACCATACAAATTTACGTGAGCTTGATAGCCTATCTGATTTTACAGCTTTTATCTATTCCCGAACAATGGGGACATACACTATTAGATAAATTCCGCTATCTTCAATCTTGTATGTGTCAGAAAATCAGCTATGTTCATTGGTTTGAGGAGATGATGTTTTGCTGA
- the acsF gene encoding magnesium-protoporphyrin IX monomethyl ester (oxidative) cyclase, whose product MVNTLPKPEIKTPSKETVLTPRFYTTDFETAANLDLSAQETELKAMLVEMRTDYNRHHFVRDEVFNQSWEHIEGEARQAFIEYLERSCISEFSGFLLFKELSRKLKNRSPLLAEIFQLMARDEARHAGFLNKAMGDFKLSLDLGNVTKTRTYTFFPIQWVLYTVYLSEKIGYWRYIIIYRHLEKHPENQFYPIFQYFESWCQDENRHGDIFKALLRSQPQLWNNWKARLWSRFFLLSVFATHTLTVHERAGFYTSLGLDATEFDREVVRNTNETAGRAFPVMLNTEHPKFFPRLQGCAGYNMKIAEIESSSVPKVVKLIRKLPLIAAIVWNLLLVYLIKPVDAEVLRETVR is encoded by the coding sequence ATGGTTAATACCCTACCCAAGCCAGAAATTAAAACCCCCAGCAAAGAAACTGTACTTACCCCCCGGTTTTACACTACAGATTTTGAAACTGCCGCCAATCTGGATTTGTCTGCCCAGGAGACGGAGTTAAAGGCAATGCTTGTAGAAATGCGGACAGACTACAACCGTCATCATTTTGTTCGGGATGAGGTATTTAACCAGTCTTGGGAACACATTGAAGGTGAAGCAAGACAGGCATTTATTGAGTATTTGGAGCGCTCTTGCATTTCTGAGTTTTCCGGCTTCTTGCTATTCAAAGAACTATCCCGCAAGCTGAAAAATCGCAGTCCACTGCTAGCGGAAATATTTCAACTGATGGCACGTGATGAAGCTCGCCATGCCGGATTTCTCAACAAAGCAATGGGCGATTTTAAACTCTCCCTAGATTTAGGCAATGTTACTAAAACCCGCACCTATACGTTTTTCCCAATTCAGTGGGTACTTTACACCGTTTACTTATCAGAAAAAATCGGGTACTGGCGTTACATTATTATCTATAGACATCTAGAAAAGCACCCAGAAAACCAGTTTTACCCGATATTCCAATATTTTGAGAGTTGGTGTCAGGATGAAAACCGTCACGGGGATATATTCAAGGCGCTTTTACGTTCTCAACCACAACTGTGGAACAACTGGAAAGCTAGGTTGTGGAGTCGCTTTTTCTTGTTATCGGTATTTGCTACCCACACTTTGACAGTTCATGAACGGGCTGGTTTTTACACCTCATTGGGACTTGATGCGACGGAATTTGACCGCGAAGTTGTTCGTAACACCAATGAAACTGCCGGCCGAGCTTTCCCTGTAATGTTAAATACGGAACATCCCAAGTTTTTCCCACGCCTGCAAGGCTGTGCGGGCTACAACATGAAAATTGCAGAGATTGAGAGCAGTTCTGTGCCCAAAGTTGTGAAGCTGATTCGCAAACTACCTTTGATTGCAGCAATTGTTTGGAATCTATTGTTGGTTTACCTGATTAAACCCGTTGATGCTGAGGTTTTACGGGAAACCGTGCGTTAA